The Achromobacter pestifer genome includes a region encoding these proteins:
- a CDS encoding Bug family tripartite tricarboxylate transporter substrate binding protein — MVKHLKTLAAACLAAGIAAPAMAADTYPSKPITIVLPYATGGSADMMARLAAQALQTELGKPAIVEAKPGAGGVLGTEFVSRAEPDGYTLALTASGTMAVNPYVYKLRYQPLEDFKQITVLVDLPFVVVTNNEFPAKNLKEFIDYGRKNPNKITFGNAGLGTQQHLTQLMFARAAGMQVNIVPYKGSSPAMNDLLGGHIDAVLDNTGVQTPFIKAGKVRPLFVTNPERVAALPDVPTAPEAGLPGFSAVAWFGLAAPKGTPDEIVDKIQQALAREFAKPEMKQRLLDLAMIPRVSTPAETTARVKSDLETFGKIAKEVDLQPM; from the coding sequence ATGGTCAAGCATCTGAAAACTCTGGCCGCTGCCTGTCTGGCGGCCGGGATCGCCGCGCCCGCGATGGCCGCGGACACCTATCCCAGCAAGCCGATCACGATCGTCCTGCCCTACGCGACGGGAGGATCCGCCGACATGATGGCGCGCCTCGCGGCGCAGGCCCTGCAGACCGAGCTGGGCAAGCCGGCCATCGTCGAGGCCAAACCGGGCGCGGGCGGCGTGCTGGGCACCGAGTTCGTCTCGCGCGCCGAGCCCGACGGCTACACGCTGGCGCTGACCGCCAGCGGCACCATGGCCGTCAACCCCTACGTCTACAAGCTGCGCTACCAGCCGCTGGAAGACTTCAAGCAGATCACGGTGCTGGTCGACCTGCCTTTCGTGGTGGTCACGAACAATGAATTCCCGGCCAAGAACCTCAAGGAATTCATCGACTACGGCCGCAAGAACCCGAACAAGATCACCTTCGGCAATGCCGGCCTGGGCACCCAGCAGCACCTGACCCAGCTCATGTTCGCGCGCGCCGCCGGCATGCAGGTCAACATCGTGCCCTACAAGGGCAGCAGCCCGGCCATGAACGACCTGCTGGGCGGCCACATCGACGCCGTGCTGGACAACACCGGCGTGCAGACGCCCTTCATCAAGGCGGGCAAGGTGCGGCCCTTGTTCGTCACCAACCCGGAACGCGTGGCGGCCTTGCCCGACGTGCCCACCGCGCCCGAAGCCGGCCTCCCCGGGTTCTCCGCGGTCGCCTGGTTCGGCCTGGCCGCGCCCAAGGGCACGCCGGACGAGATCGTCGACAAGATCCAGCAGGCCCTGGCGCGCGAGTTCGCCAAGCCGGAAATGAAGCAGCGCCTGCTGGACCTGGCGATGATTCCGCGCGTGTCCACGCCGGCCGAAACCACGGCGCGCGTGAAGAGCGACCTGGAGACCTTTGGCAAGATCGCCAAAGAGGTCGACCTGCAGCCGATGTGA
- a CDS encoding DUF4148 domain-containing protein, translating into MNRLTLLILAVSVAAAAPAVQAEPKTREQVRLELEQAKNAGLVTYGEQDYPPAIAPSQAGKTSAQVADELQRAQAAGLVTYGELDYPPSLPATASKTRAEVRADLKLWQRSGMEDLYRGSQEPDVFSLKYRQRYAEYVRMRTGAEYRQQLEIENGRQ; encoded by the coding sequence ATGAACCGTCTGACCCTGTTGATCCTCGCCGTTTCCGTTGCCGCCGCGGCCCCGGCCGTCCAGGCCGAGCCGAAGACCCGCGAACAGGTCAGGCTCGAGCTCGAGCAGGCAAAGAACGCCGGCCTGGTCACATACGGCGAGCAGGACTATCCGCCCGCCATCGCGCCCTCCCAAGCCGGCAAGACCAGCGCGCAGGTGGCCGACGAACTGCAACGCGCCCAGGCCGCCGGCCTGGTGACCTACGGCGAGCTGGACTACCCCCCGTCCCTGCCGGCCACCGCGTCCAAGACGCGCGCGGAAGTGCGCGCCGACCTGAAGCTGTGGCAGCGCTCGGGCATGGAGGATCTGTACCGCGGATCGCAGGAGCCCGACGTGTTCAGCCTCAAGTACCGCCAGCGCTACGCGGAGTACGTGCGGATGCGCACGGGCGCGGAGTACCGGCAGCAGCTGGAGATCGAGAACGGCAGGCAGTAA
- a CDS encoding heavy metal sensor histidine kinase: MPGQRPKSLHRWLSRWLAIQTFIALGLVCAAVYYATNLNLASRQEALLQQKVEVVRHLVEENAASQDSTRLRHKLSDFFYGRPDFSLVLEIDGEKVYYGSPIAGDNDFNHERRIAFTLPFPGAPGDAMNAELVLDISSDILLRKALAWTLFACALAGAIVVAAVGTLLVRRGLAPLDALGKQAAQLSPDRIGERLDESGQPCEIRPLVRQFNAVLQRLERAYVQMEGFNADVAHEMRTPLATLIGETELALSTRPSPQALRETLGSNLEELQRLSSIVNDMLFLSQADRGAQARGSRQASLAAIVQEVTQYHEAEALDAGVEIAVLGDASAQVDRALFQRAVSNLVSNAVRYAAPGSVIEVDISHGDAGEILISVRNAGEPIPQEHLPRLFYRFYRSDTSREFDANHHGLGLAIVAAIARMHGGRSYARSANRTTTIGFSIAAADITES; this comes from the coding sequence ATGCCCGGGCAGCGCCCCAAATCGCTGCACCGCTGGCTGTCGCGCTGGCTGGCGATCCAGACCTTCATCGCGCTCGGCCTGGTATGCGCGGCGGTCTATTACGCGACCAACCTGAACCTGGCCAGCCGCCAGGAAGCCCTGCTGCAGCAGAAGGTCGAGGTCGTGCGGCACCTGGTCGAGGAAAACGCCGCCAGCCAGGACTCCACCCGCCTGCGCCACAAACTCAGCGACTTCTTCTACGGCCGCCCCGACTTCTCGCTGGTGCTGGAGATCGACGGCGAAAAGGTCTACTACGGCAGTCCCATCGCCGGCGACAACGATTTCAACCATGAACGGCGCATCGCCTTCACGCTGCCCTTCCCCGGCGCGCCCGGCGACGCCATGAACGCCGAACTGGTGCTGGACATCTCCAGCGATATCCTCCTGCGCAAGGCGCTGGCCTGGACCCTGTTCGCCTGCGCCCTGGCCGGCGCCATCGTCGTGGCGGCGGTCGGAACCCTGCTGGTGCGCAGAGGACTGGCGCCGCTGGACGCGCTGGGCAAGCAGGCGGCGCAGCTATCCCCGGACCGCATCGGCGAACGGCTCGACGAAAGCGGCCAGCCCTGCGAGATCCGGCCCCTGGTGCGCCAGTTCAACGCGGTGCTGCAGCGGCTGGAGCGCGCCTACGTGCAGATGGAGGGTTTCAACGCCGACGTGGCCCATGAGATGCGCACGCCGCTGGCGACGCTGATCGGCGAAACCGAGCTGGCGCTGAGCACGCGCCCGTCGCCGCAGGCCCTGCGCGAAACGCTGGGCTCCAACCTGGAGGAGCTGCAACGCCTCTCCAGCATCGTCAACGACATGCTGTTCCTGTCGCAGGCCGACCGCGGCGCGCAGGCCAGAGGCAGCCGGCAGGCCAGCCTGGCCGCCATCGTCCAGGAGGTTACGCAATACCACGAGGCCGAGGCCCTGGACGCGGGGGTCGAGATCGCCGTGCTGGGCGATGCGTCGGCCCAGGTCGATCGCGCGCTGTTCCAGCGGGCCGTGTCGAACCTGGTCTCGAACGCGGTGCGCTATGCCGCCCCGGGCAGCGTGATCGAGGTCGATATCTCCCACGGCGACGCTGGCGAAATCCTGATCTCGGTGCGCAACGCCGGCGAGCCCATACCGCAAGAGCACCTGCCGCGGCTTTTCTACCGCTTCTACCGCAGCGACACCTCGCGCGAGTTCGATGCCAACCATCATGGACTGGGATTGGCCATCGTCGCCGCCATCGCCCGCATGCACGGCGGCCGCAGCTACGCCAGGTCGGCCAACCGGACCACCACCATAGGCTTCAGCATCGCGGCGGCCGACATTACAGAAAGCTAA
- a CDS encoding heavy metal response regulator transcription factor, translated as MKVLVIEDEKKLAEYLRRALTEHNYVVDVAQDGITGLHLVRESQYDLVLLDVMLPAMDGFAVLAEIRKTSRVPVLMLTARDKLEDRVKGLRDGADDYLAKPFALSELLARVLALGRRSGHGQTETVAQNVLRIDGLELDLLRRRASRDGVRLDLTAKEFTLLALLMRKQGEVLSRLELAEQVWDINFNSNTNVVEVAIRRLRGKVDEPFDKKLLHTVRGMGYVLEPRSD; from the coding sequence ATGAAAGTACTCGTAATCGAAGACGAAAAAAAACTCGCCGAGTACTTGCGGCGAGCCCTGACCGAACACAACTACGTGGTCGACGTGGCCCAGGACGGCATCACCGGACTGCATCTGGTCCGTGAAAGCCAGTACGACCTGGTCCTGCTGGATGTGATGCTGCCCGCCATGGACGGCTTCGCGGTGCTGGCCGAGATCCGCAAGACCAGCCGCGTCCCCGTCCTGATGCTGACGGCGCGCGACAAGCTCGAAGACCGCGTCAAGGGCCTGCGAGACGGCGCCGACGACTACCTGGCCAAGCCTTTCGCCTTGTCGGAACTGCTGGCCCGCGTGCTGGCGCTGGGCCGGCGCAGCGGCCACGGCCAGACCGAGACCGTGGCCCAGAACGTGCTGCGCATCGATGGCCTGGAACTGGACCTGCTGCGCCGGCGCGCCAGCCGCGACGGCGTGCGGCTGGACCTGACCGCCAAGGAGTTCACCCTGCTGGCGCTGCTGATGCGCAAGCAGGGCGAAGTCCTGTCGCGGCTGGAGCTGGCCGAACAGGTGTGGGACATCAACTTCAACAGCAACACGAACGTGGTCGAGGTGGCGATCCGCCGCCTGCGCGGCAAGGTCGACGAACCCTTCGACAAGAAGCTGCTGCATACCGTGCGCGGCATGGGCTACGTGCTGGAACCGCGGAGCGACTGA
- a CDS encoding DUF4148 domain-containing protein, whose translation MKIQTVAATLALGSALAFPFAASASSTWHQTNTEIGYAIAPDHAAGGKTREEVKTELAVAKSDPKQWFLTNLNAAKPGWVKQGTSRTRADAMAELEAMTPAERARLDEIYTPG comes from the coding sequence ATGAAGATCCAAACCGTTGCCGCCACCCTTGCCCTGGGTTCCGCGCTGGCCTTTCCCTTCGCCGCCAGCGCATCGAGCACCTGGCATCAGACCAACACGGAGATCGGCTACGCCATCGCGCCGGACCATGCCGCCGGCGGCAAGACACGCGAAGAAGTGAAGACCGAATTGGCCGTGGCCAAGTCCGACCCGAAGCAGTGGTTCCTGACCAACCTGAACGCCGCCAAGCCGGGCTGGGTCAAGCAGGGCACCTCCCGCACCCGCGCCGACGCGATGGCGGAACTCGAGGCCATGACGCCGGCCGAACGCGCCCGGCTGGACGAGATCTACACCCCGGGCTGA
- a CDS encoding TolC family protein, which produces MHVPAMPLILAALMIAVSAPASAQDAGAARNPVPMEQSQNGAVLTLERALAAALERNPGFAAAKNEAAASEGLLTQAGVLPNPSIDVSVDDTKSATRTTTAMLNVPLETGGKRSARVKAAGLSRDLARQGVADTRAGLRAAVIAAYFDVAVGQESVRVARGTVDIAGGALRLAERRVAAGKAPPLEGSKAQVALANARIEARAAEAALLGARRKLGLLWGEAEPGFASVGADLNALPDRASIDELRAGLAASPRMQGGKLAVDLGQAQLEVEKSKRYPDITLSAGVARDNEAGRNKAQLGVSIPLPVFDRNQGNVYAATMQAYKAQDQYRALESGLMGELLQAVTRFDLAVGSAREYRTAVLPGATQAYDAARKGFEAGKFGFLEVLDAQRTLSDGNIAYLTVLASVYQASADIDRILGR; this is translated from the coding sequence ATGCATGTACCCGCTATGCCGCTGATCCTGGCGGCCCTGATGATCGCCGTGTCTGCCCCTGCGTCCGCCCAGGACGCGGGCGCGGCCCGAAATCCCGTACCCATGGAGCAGAGCCAGAACGGCGCTGTGCTGACGCTGGAGCGCGCCCTGGCCGCGGCGCTGGAACGCAATCCCGGATTTGCCGCGGCGAAGAACGAGGCAGCGGCGAGCGAGGGCTTGCTCACGCAGGCGGGCGTGCTGCCCAATCCCTCCATCGACGTGAGCGTGGACGATACGAAATCGGCCACGCGCACCACCACCGCCATGTTGAACGTGCCGTTGGAGACCGGCGGCAAGCGCTCCGCCCGGGTCAAGGCGGCGGGGCTGTCCAGGGACCTGGCGCGCCAGGGCGTGGCGGACACGCGGGCCGGCTTGCGGGCGGCGGTCATCGCGGCCTACTTCGATGTGGCGGTGGGGCAGGAATCCGTGCGCGTGGCGCGCGGCACCGTGGATATCGCTGGCGGCGCCTTGCGGCTGGCCGAGAGGCGAGTGGCCGCCGGCAAGGCGCCGCCGCTGGAAGGCAGCAAGGCTCAGGTCGCGCTGGCCAACGCGCGCATCGAGGCGCGCGCGGCCGAGGCCGCGCTACTGGGGGCGCGCCGCAAGCTCGGCCTGCTCTGGGGCGAGGCCGAGCCCGGCTTCGCCAGCGTGGGCGCAGACCTGAACGCGCTGCCCGACCGGGCATCGATAGACGAACTGCGCGCGGGCCTGGCCGCATCGCCCAGGATGCAGGGCGGCAAGCTTGCCGTCGACCTGGGGCAGGCGCAGCTGGAAGTCGAGAAAAGCAAGCGCTATCCGGACATCACGCTGAGTGCCGGCGTGGCCCGCGACAACGAAGCGGGCCGCAACAAGGCCCAGCTCGGCGTGTCCATCCCCTTGCCGGTCTTCGACCGCAACCAGGGCAATGTCTACGCCGCCACCATGCAGGCCTACAAGGCGCAGGACCAGTACCGCGCGCTGGAGTCCGGCCTGATGGGGGAACTGCTGCAGGCCGTGACCCGATTCGATCTGGCGGTGGGCTCCGCGCGCGAGTACCGGACCGCGGTGCTGCCGGGCGCCACCCAAGCCTATGACGCCGCGCGCAAGGGCTTCGAAGCGGGGAAGTTCGGCTTCCTGGAAGTGCTGGACGCGCAGCGCACCCTATCCGACGGAAACATCGCCTACCTGACGGTGCTGGCATCCGTGTACCAGGCATCCGCGGATATCGACCGCATTCTCGGACGTTGA
- a CDS encoding efflux RND transporter periplasmic adaptor subunit, with protein MAKHKNKQHPMMWTAAGLCAALLLAPLYPAQAAGEAEHGHAETEQGAEASKEQEKITLTPEQIAVAGIKSEVAAPAALATSAQFPGEIKFNADRTAHVVPRMAGVVQSVSADLGQQVKKGELLAVLSSSALSELRSEWLAAAKRRDLAAQTHRRELRLWQEKVSAEQDYQAARTALQEADIAVQNAEQKLRTVGAEPRSKDLGSLEIRAPFDGVVVEKHIALGEALPDNASIFTLSDLRTVWAEFVIAPKDLQDVRVGEAASVSSAAFAGKAEGTVSYIGSLLGQQTRTATARVTLENPDMAWRPGLFVSVDVVTRMSDAAVTVAADAVQTVDNEPTVFVEVPGGFLVQPVKLGRASDDRVEVLSGLAPGTRYAVENTFVLKSELGKAGAEHAH; from the coding sequence ATGGCAAAACACAAAAACAAGCAACACCCCATGATGTGGACCGCGGCTGGCCTGTGCGCGGCGCTGCTGCTGGCGCCCCTGTATCCGGCGCAGGCGGCGGGCGAGGCGGAGCACGGGCATGCCGAGACGGAACAGGGCGCGGAGGCGTCGAAGGAGCAGGAGAAAATCACGCTGACGCCCGAGCAGATCGCGGTGGCCGGCATCAAGTCCGAGGTTGCCGCGCCTGCCGCGCTGGCGACCTCGGCGCAGTTCCCGGGCGAGATCAAGTTCAATGCGGACCGGACCGCGCACGTGGTGCCGCGCATGGCCGGCGTGGTGCAGAGCGTGTCGGCGGACCTGGGCCAGCAGGTCAAGAAGGGCGAGCTGCTGGCCGTCTTGTCCAGCTCCGCGCTGTCCGAGCTGCGCAGCGAATGGCTGGCGGCGGCCAAGCGGCGCGACCTGGCCGCCCAGACCCACAGGCGCGAACTGCGCCTGTGGCAGGAAAAGGTATCCGCCGAACAGGACTACCAGGCGGCCCGCACCGCGTTGCAGGAGGCCGATATCGCCGTGCAGAACGCGGAGCAGAAATTGCGCACCGTGGGCGCCGAGCCGCGCTCCAAGGACCTGGGCAGCCTGGAGATCCGCGCGCCCTTCGACGGCGTGGTGGTGGAAAAGCATATCGCGCTGGGCGAAGCCTTGCCCGACAACGCCAGCATCTTTACCTTGTCGGATCTGCGCACCGTCTGGGCCGAATTCGTGATCGCGCCCAAGGACCTGCAGGACGTGCGCGTGGGCGAAGCGGCCAGCGTGAGTTCGGCCGCCTTCGCCGGCAAGGCGGAAGGCACGGTCTCGTACATCGGCTCGCTGCTGGGGCAGCAGACGCGCACGGCCACCGCGCGCGTCACGCTGGAGAACCCGGACATGGCCTGGCGCCCCGGGCTTTTCGTTTCCGTGGACGTGGTGACCCGGATGTCGGACGCCGCGGTGACGGTGGCGGCCGACGCGGTCCAGACCGTCGACAACGAGCCCACCGTGTTCGTGGAGGTGCCGGGGGGCTTCCTGGTGCAGCCGGTGAAGCTGGGCCGGGCTTCGGACGACCGGGTCGAGGTGCTGTCGGGCCTCGCTCCCGGCACGCGCTATGCGGTCGAGAATACCTTCGTCCTCAAGTCGGAGCTGGGCAAGGCCGGCGCCGAGCACGCGCACTAA
- a CDS encoding CusA/CzcA family heavy metal efflux RND transporter, giving the protein MFERLIRFAIEQRWLVLFVTLGMAAIGVYNYSRLAIDAVPDITNVQVQINAGAPGYSPLETEQRVTYPIETVMAGLPGLQQTRSVSRYGLSQVTVIFKDGTDIYFARQLVNQRLQEAKENLPEGVTPMMGPISSGLGEIYLWTVEARDDARKPDGTSYTPMDLREIQDWIIKPQLRNIPGVTEINAIGGYAKEYQVAPSTEKLASYGLALTDIMAALGRNNANIGAGYIERKGEQYLIRAPGQVRSMDDIRDVVLATVEGQAIRIRDVAEVSIGRELRTGAATSNGEEVVLGTVFMLIGENSRAVSQAVSVKLEAINKSLPAGVQAVTVYDRTNLIDKAIATVKKNLLEGAALVIVILFVFLGNIRAALITAMIIPLSMLFTFTGMVSYKVSANLMSLGALDFGIIVDGAVVIVENCVRRLSHARAHHGRPLTRSERFHEVFAAAREARRPLLFGQLIIMVVYLPIFALSGVEGRMFHPMALTVVLALLGAMILSVTFVPAAVALFMGNNVSEKENRLMAWAKRRYEPLLEVALRRTPLILAGATVFVVLSGVLAARMGSEFIPNLNEGDMAIQALRIPGTSLTQSVEMQKQLETRLKQKFPEIERVFARTGTAEIASDAMPPSISDGYIMLKPIDQWPSPKKTRAELLAAIQEEANQVPGNNYEFSQPIQLRFNELISGVRSDVAVKVFGDDNDVLNRTAAEIAEVLQTIPGASEVKVEQTTGLPMLTVNIDRARAARYGLSMADVQDTLAIAVGGREAGTFFQGDRRFDIVVRLPEAVRENLSALKKLPIALPKQEGQAQAAYIPLSEVATFDLAPGPNQISREDGKRRIVVSANVRGRDLGTFVSEATAAIGEKVQVPAGYWTSWGGTFEQLQSAAKRLQIVVPAALLLVFALLFAMFGNVKDGLLVFTGIPFALTGGVIALWMRGIPLSITAAVGFIALCGVAVLNGLVMLSFISGLREEGKSVAEAVRTGALTRLRPVLMTALVASLGFVPMAIATGTGAEVQRPLATVVIGGIISSTILTLLVLPALYRLAHRNDDADELELSKPAPARD; this is encoded by the coding sequence ATGTTTGAACGCCTGATCCGTTTCGCCATCGAACAGCGCTGGCTGGTGCTGTTCGTCACCCTGGGCATGGCCGCCATCGGGGTCTACAACTACTCCCGGCTCGCCATCGACGCGGTGCCGGACATCACCAATGTCCAGGTCCAGATCAACGCCGGCGCGCCGGGCTATTCGCCGCTGGAGACCGAGCAGCGCGTGACGTACCCGATAGAGACGGTGATGGCCGGGCTGCCTGGACTGCAGCAGACGCGTTCGGTGTCGCGCTATGGCCTGTCGCAGGTGACGGTCATCTTCAAGGACGGCACCGACATCTATTTCGCCCGCCAGCTGGTGAACCAGCGCCTGCAGGAAGCGAAGGAAAACCTGCCCGAGGGCGTGACGCCCATGATGGGGCCGATATCCTCGGGCCTGGGCGAAATCTACCTATGGACAGTGGAGGCGCGGGACGACGCCAGGAAGCCGGACGGCACGTCCTATACCCCCATGGACCTGCGCGAGATCCAGGACTGGATCATCAAGCCGCAGCTGCGCAACATTCCCGGCGTCACCGAGATCAACGCCATCGGCGGCTATGCCAAGGAATACCAGGTGGCGCCCAGCACCGAGAAGCTGGCCTCCTATGGATTGGCGCTGACCGACATCATGGCCGCGCTGGGCAGGAACAACGCCAACATCGGCGCGGGCTACATCGAACGCAAGGGCGAGCAGTACCTGATCCGGGCGCCCGGGCAGGTCAGGTCCATGGACGACATCCGCGATGTGGTGCTGGCAACCGTGGAGGGCCAGGCGATCCGGATACGCGACGTGGCCGAGGTGTCCATCGGGCGTGAGCTGCGCACGGGGGCTGCCACCAGCAACGGCGAGGAAGTGGTGCTGGGCACGGTGTTCATGCTGATAGGCGAGAACAGCCGCGCGGTGTCGCAGGCGGTGTCGGTCAAGCTGGAGGCCATCAACAAATCGCTGCCGGCGGGCGTGCAGGCGGTGACGGTCTACGACCGCACCAACCTGATCGACAAGGCCATCGCCACGGTCAAGAAGAACCTGCTGGAAGGCGCGGCGCTGGTCATCGTCATCCTGTTCGTGTTCCTGGGGAACATCCGCGCGGCGCTGATCACGGCGATGATCATCCCGCTGTCCATGCTGTTCACCTTCACCGGCATGGTGAGCTACAAGGTCAGCGCCAACCTGATGAGCCTGGGCGCGCTGGACTTCGGCATCATCGTCGACGGCGCGGTGGTCATCGTGGAGAACTGCGTACGGCGCCTGAGCCACGCGCGGGCGCACCATGGCAGGCCGCTCACACGCAGCGAACGCTTCCACGAGGTGTTCGCGGCCGCGCGCGAGGCCCGCAGACCGCTGCTGTTCGGCCAGCTGATCATCATGGTCGTGTACCTGCCGATCTTCGCCCTGAGCGGGGTGGAAGGGCGCATGTTCCATCCCATGGCGCTGACCGTGGTGCTGGCGCTGCTGGGAGCGATGATCCTGTCCGTGACCTTCGTGCCCGCCGCCGTGGCGCTGTTCATGGGGAACAATGTCTCCGAGAAAGAGAACCGCCTGATGGCCTGGGCCAAGCGCCGCTACGAACCCTTGCTCGAAGTCGCGCTGCGCCGCACGCCGCTGATCCTGGCTGGCGCCACCGTCTTCGTGGTGTTGAGCGGGGTGCTGGCGGCGCGTATGGGCAGCGAGTTCATTCCCAACCTGAACGAAGGCGACATGGCGATCCAGGCATTGCGGATCCCGGGCACCAGCCTGACGCAATCGGTCGAGATGCAGAAGCAGCTGGAAACCCGGTTGAAGCAGAAGTTCCCGGAGATCGAGCGCGTGTTCGCCCGCACCGGCACGGCCGAAATCGCGTCCGACGCCATGCCGCCCAGCATCTCCGACGGCTACATCATGCTCAAGCCGATCGACCAGTGGCCCAGCCCCAAGAAGACCCGCGCCGAGCTGCTGGCGGCGATCCAGGAGGAAGCCAACCAGGTTCCCGGCAACAACTATGAGTTCTCCCAACCCATCCAGTTGCGTTTCAACGAGCTGATCTCGGGCGTGCGCAGCGATGTGGCGGTGAAGGTATTCGGTGACGACAACGACGTGTTGAACCGCACGGCCGCCGAGATTGCCGAAGTCTTGCAGACGATACCGGGCGCCTCGGAAGTGAAGGTCGAGCAGACCACCGGCCTGCCCATGCTCACGGTCAACATCGACCGCGCCCGCGCCGCGCGCTATGGGCTGAGCATGGCGGACGTGCAGGACACCCTGGCCATCGCCGTGGGCGGCCGCGAAGCGGGGACCTTCTTCCAGGGCGACCGGCGCTTCGACATTGTGGTGCGTCTGCCCGAGGCCGTGCGCGAGAACTTGTCCGCGCTGAAGAAGCTGCCCATCGCCCTGCCCAAACAGGAAGGGCAGGCGCAGGCGGCCTACATCCCGCTGAGCGAAGTCGCCACCTTCGATCTGGCGCCGGGGCCCAACCAGATCTCGCGCGAGGACGGCAAGCGCCGCATCGTGGTCAGCGCCAACGTGCGCGGCCGCGACCTGGGCACGTTCGTGTCCGAGGCCACCGCCGCCATCGGGGAAAAGGTGCAGGTTCCCGCAGGCTACTGGACCTCCTGGGGCGGCACCTTCGAGCAGTTGCAATCCGCCGCCAAGCGCTTGCAGATCGTGGTGCCGGCGGCCTTGCTGCTGGTGTTCGCGCTGCTGTTCGCGATGTTCGGCAACGTCAAGGACGGACTGCTGGTGTTCACCGGCATTCCCTTTGCGCTCACGGGCGGCGTGATCGCCTTGTGGATGCGCGGCATACCCCTGTCCATTACCGCGGCGGTGGGCTTCATCGCGCTGTGCGGGGTGGCGGTATTGAATGGCCTGGTCATGCTGTCGTTCATCAGCGGCCTGCGCGAAGAGGGCAAGTCCGTGGCCGAGGCCGTGCGGACAGGGGCGCTGACGCGGCTGCGTCCGGTGCTGATGACGGCGCTGGTGGCCTCGCTGGGCTTCGTGCCGATGGCGATCGCCACCGGCACGGGCGCCGAGGTGCAGCGCCCGCTGGCCACCGTGGTGATCGGCGGCATCATTTCTTCCACCATCCTCACGCTGCTGGTGCTGCCAGCCCTTTACCGCCTGGCGCACAGGAATGACGACGCCGACGAGCTTGAACTGTCGAAACCGGCACCTGCCCGGGACTAG
- a CDS encoding glycosyltransferase family 2 protein, whose amino-acid sequence MNARPDIDIAVLGAISPIQLSVIIPFLNEMEVLPACHERLRRVLKTLGLSYEIVFVDDGSSDGSAEYLQTLLREERGIKLVRLSRNFGKEAAMTAGIEHAAGAAVIMLDADLQDPPETIPAMVRAWKEGADVVSMRRRSRAGESVLKRFSAYAYYRLLSRLSKAAIPPDTGDFRLMSRRAVTALMQLPERCRYMKGLYAWVGMPTRIIDYDREPRAAGTTKWSYLALFRLAMEGITSFSTAPLRWATGLGAAAALGGAVFGAAIIFKTLMFGDDVAGYPSLMATMTFMGGVQLITIGLLGEYVGKTYMESKQRPVYLVRDVQHSGSAGMAPSGSGRDAACS is encoded by the coding sequence ATGAATGCCAGACCCGATATCGATATCGCTGTGCTGGGCGCAATCAGCCCGATACAGCTGTCCGTCATCATTCCGTTCCTCAACGAGATGGAGGTGCTGCCAGCCTGCCACGAGCGCCTGCGGCGGGTCTTGAAGACGCTGGGGCTGTCCTACGAGATCGTGTTCGTCGACGATGGCAGCAGCGACGGTAGCGCCGAGTACCTGCAGACGCTGCTGCGTGAGGAACGCGGCATCAAGCTGGTCAGGCTGAGCCGGAACTTCGGCAAGGAGGCCGCGATGACGGCGGGGATAGAACATGCGGCCGGGGCCGCGGTCATCATGCTGGACGCGGATCTGCAGGATCCGCCCGAGACCATTCCCGCCATGGTCCGCGCCTGGAAGGAGGGCGCCGACGTCGTCAGCATGCGGCGGCGCAGCCGCGCGGGAGAAAGCGTCCTGAAGCGGTTTTCCGCCTATGCCTACTACCGCCTGCTGAGCCGGCTGAGCAAGGCCGCGATTCCGCCCGACACCGGCGATTTCCGGCTGATGAGCCGGCGCGCCGTGACGGCGCTGATGCAGCTGCCAGAACGGTGCCGCTACATGAAGGGCCTGTACGCCTGGGTGGGCATGCCGACCCGGATCATCGATTACGACCGCGAGCCCCGCGCCGCCGGCACCACCAAATGGAGCTACCTGGCGCTGTTCCGCCTGGCCATGGAAGGCATTACTTCGTTTTCCACCGCGCCCCTGCGCTGGGCGACGGGGCTGGGTGCGGCCGCGGCCTTGGGCGGGGCTGTGTTCGGCGCCGCCATCATCTTCAAGACCCTGATGTTCGGCGACGACGTCGCGGGCTATCCCTCGCTGATGGCGACGATGACCTTCATGGGCGGCGTGCAGCTCATCACCATAGGCCTGTTGGGCGAGTACGTGGGCAAGACCTATATGGAAAGCAAGCAGCGGCCGGTCTATCTGGTGCGAGATGTCCAGCACAGCGGATCCGCGGGCATGGCACCTTCGGGTTCGGGGAGGGATGCGGCTTGCAGCTGA